A window of Notolabrus celidotus isolate fNotCel1 chromosome 11, fNotCel1.pri, whole genome shotgun sequence contains these coding sequences:
- the LOC117821535 gene encoding mitochondrial carrier homolog 1-like isoform X2, producing the protein MSLYLRQWARPCLDGESCTCPASSPMHIVKVDGKRGLFRGLSPRIVSSTISTVVRSKVKQQVERLSKKDDMQSSLRKVFQETSQEMIIQCLSRIATHPFHVMSVRCMAQFVGREVKYGGMFSCMVKIFKEEGVAGFYVGIVPHVLGEVLFLWCCNLLAHFINTYAVDESFSQASAVRSYTKFVMGIAVSVLTYPFMLVADLMAVNNCGVAAGLPPHSPIFKSWLHCWNHLSQKGHLFRGSSFFFRRVPVSALPPIED; encoded by the exons ATGAGCCTCTACCTCCGACAGTGGGCACGACCATGTTTGGACGGAGAGTCCTGTACCTGCCCGGCTTCTTCTCCTATG CACATAGTGAAGGTGGACGGAAAGAGAGGACTCTTTCGCGGCCTCTCTCCTCGTATCGTGTCCAGCACGATCTCCACCGTGGTCAGGAGCAAAGTTAAACAG caggtGGAGCGTCTGTCAAAGAAAGATGACATGCAGAGTTCACTCAGGAAGGTGTTTCAAGAG aCCTCACAGGAGATGATCATCCAGTGCCTGTCCAGAATAGCGACTCATCCTTTTCATG TCATGTCGGTGCGATGCATGGCCCAATTTGTTGGCAGGGAAGTCAAATATGG cgGCATGTTCAGCTGTATGGTGAAGATTTTTAAAGAAGAAGGAGTCGCTGGATTCTACGT CGGTATAGTCCCTCACGTGTTGGGGGAAGTCCTCTTCCTGTGGTGCTGCAACCTCCTCGCTCACTTCATTAACACCTACGCTGTGGACGAAAGT ttcagTCAGGCCTCTGCAGTAAGGAGCTACACCAAGTTTGTGATGGGA ATCGCAGTGAGCGTTCTCACGTATCCGTTCATGCTGGTGGCTGATCTCATGGCGGTCAACAACTGTGG TGTGGCTGCCGGTCTCCCTCCTCACTCCCCCATCTTCAAGTCCTGGCTTCACTGCTGGAATCACCTGAGCCAGAAG GGTCACCTCTTCAGAGGATCCAGCTTCTTTTTCCGCAGGGTTCCTGTGAGCGCCCTGCCACCCATCGAGGACTga
- the LOC117821535 gene encoding mitochondrial carrier homolog 1-like isoform X1: MEQSEDRSGQVACVEQESTPPSVDVDTAVFVLGAGVTAITHPLLYVKLLIQVGHEPLPPTVGTTMFGRRVLYLPGFFSYAQHIVKVDGKRGLFRGLSPRIVSSTISTVVRSKVKQQVERLSKKDDMQSSLRKVFQETSQEMIIQCLSRIATHPFHVMSVRCMAQFVGREVKYGGMFSCMVKIFKEEGVAGFYVGIVPHVLGEVLFLWCCNLLAHFINTYAVDESFSQASAVRSYTKFVMGIAVSVLTYPFMLVADLMAVNNCGVAAGLPPHSPIFKSWLHCWNHLSQKGHLFRGSSFFFRRVPVSALPPIED; encoded by the exons ATGGAGCAATCAGAAGACCGGTCTGGTCAAGTAGCCTGTGTGGAGCAGGAATCGACGCCGCCCTCTGTGGATGTGGACAcggctgtgtttgtgctgggaGCCGGGGTGACGGCCATCACACACCCGCTGCTCTACGTCAAGCTGCTCATACAG GTGGGTCATGAGCCTCTACCTCCGACAGTGGGCACGACCATGTTTGGACGGAGAGTCCTGTACCTGCCCGGCTTCTTCTCCTATG CACAGCACATAGTGAAGGTGGACGGAAAGAGAGGACTCTTTCGCGGCCTCTCTCCTCGTATCGTGTCCAGCACGATCTCCACCGTGGTCAGGAGCAAAGTTAAACAG caggtGGAGCGTCTGTCAAAGAAAGATGACATGCAGAGTTCACTCAGGAAGGTGTTTCAAGAG aCCTCACAGGAGATGATCATCCAGTGCCTGTCCAGAATAGCGACTCATCCTTTTCATG TCATGTCGGTGCGATGCATGGCCCAATTTGTTGGCAGGGAAGTCAAATATGG cgGCATGTTCAGCTGTATGGTGAAGATTTTTAAAGAAGAAGGAGTCGCTGGATTCTACGT CGGTATAGTCCCTCACGTGTTGGGGGAAGTCCTCTTCCTGTGGTGCTGCAACCTCCTCGCTCACTTCATTAACACCTACGCTGTGGACGAAAGT ttcagTCAGGCCTCTGCAGTAAGGAGCTACACCAAGTTTGTGATGGGA ATCGCAGTGAGCGTTCTCACGTATCCGTTCATGCTGGTGGCTGATCTCATGGCGGTCAACAACTGTGG TGTGGCTGCCGGTCTCCCTCCTCACTCCCCCATCTTCAAGTCCTGGCTTCACTGCTGGAATCACCTGAGCCAGAAG GGTCACCTCTTCAGAGGATCCAGCTTCTTTTTCCGCAGGGTTCCTGTGAGCGCCCTGCCACCCATCGAGGACTga
- the LOC117821534 gene encoding serine/threonine-protein kinase 38, protein MVTQHSAKQRKRQKTPHLRPRQSMAMTGQSSCSSMSNHTKERVTMAKVTLENFYSNLIAQHEEREMRQQKLEKVMDQEGLADEEKRIRRSQHARKETEFLRLKRTRLGLEDFESLKVIGRGAFGEVRLVQKKDTGHVYAMKILRKADMLEKEQVGHIRAERDILVEADSLWVVKMFYSFQDKMNLYLIMEFLPGGDMMTLLMKKDTLTEEATQFYIAETVLAIDSIHQLGFIHRDIKPDNLLLDSRGHVKLSDFGLCTGLKRAHRTEFYKNLNHSLPSDLSKQTFQNMNSKRKAETWKRNRRQLAFSTVGTPDYIAPEVFMQNGYNKLCDWWSLGVIMYEMLIGYPPFCSETPQETYRKVMNWRETLTFPPEVPISEKAKDLILRFCCEEEHRVGATSVEEIKSNQFFEGVDYDHIRERPAAIPIEIKSIDDTSNFDEFPDSDILTPTVAPVSNQTEADLKNKDWVFINYTYKRFEGLTARGAIPSYMKVAKR, encoded by the exons ATGGTGACGCAACATTCTGcaaagcagaggaagagacagaagacACCGCACCTTCGACCAAG gCAAAGCATGGCAATGACGGGCCAAAGCTCCTGCTCCTCCATGAGTAACCACACCAAGGAGCGGGTCACCATGGCCAAAGTGACCCTGGAGAACTTCTACAGCAACCTCATCGCCCAGCAtgaggagagagaaatgag GCAGCAGAAGCTTGAGAAGGTGATGGATCAGGAGGGCCTGGCCGATGAAGAG AAACGTATCCGCCGTTCTCAGCATGCAAGGAAAGAGACAGAGTTCCTGCGTCTGAAACGCACTCGCCTGGGTCTGGAGGACTTTGAATCCCTCAAGGTGATCGGGCGAGGAGCTTTTGGAGAG GTTCGTCTGGTGCAGAAGAAAGACACGGGTCATGTCTACGCCATGAAGATCCTCCGCAAAGCCGACATGCTGGAGAAGGAACAG gTTGGACATATCCGTGCTGAGCGGGACATCCTGGTGGAGGCAGACAGTCTGTGGGTGGTCAAAATGTTCTACAGCTTCCAGGACAAGATGAACCTCTACCTCATCATGGAGTTTCTGCCCGGAG GAGACATGATGACCCTGCTGATGAAGAAGGACACTCTGACAGAAGAAGCCACTCAGTTCTACATTGCAGAGACGGTGCTGGCCATCGACTCCATCCACCAGCTGGGCTTCATCCACAGAGACATCAAACCTGACAACCTGCTGTTGGACTCCAGG GGTCACGTAAAGCtgtcagattttggtctgtgcACAGGCCTGAAGAGGGCTCACCGGACCGAGTTCTACAAGAACTTGAACCACAGCCTGCCCAGTGACCTCAGCAAGCAAA CCTTTCAGAACATGAACTCCAAGAGGAAAGCAGAGACCTGGAAGAGGAACAGGAGGCAGCTG GCGTTCTCCACAGTGGGAACCCCGGACTACATCGCACCAGAGGTCTTCATGCAAAACGGATAcaacaagctctgtgattggtggaGCCTGGGTGTCATCATGTATGAGATGCTGATAG GTTACCCTCCGTTCTGCTCGGAGACGCCTCAAGAGACGTACAGGAAGGTGATGAACTGGAGAGAGACGCTCACCTTCCCTCCAGAAGTGCCTATTTCAGAGAAGGCCAAAGACCTCATCCTCAG GTTCTGCTGTGAGGAGGAGCACAGGGTCGGTGCTACAAGTGTGGAGGAGATAAAGTCCAATCAGTTTTTTGAGGGAGTGGACTACGACCATATCAG AGAGAGACCTGCTGCCATCCCCATCGAGATCAAAAGCATCGACgacacctcaaactttgatgaATTCCCCGACTCAGACATCCTCACACCAACAG TTGCACCGGTTTCCAACCAGACCGAGGCCGACCTGAAGAACAAGGACTGGGTCTTCATCAACTACACCTACAAACGCTTCGAGGGCCTGACTGCTCGGGGAGCGATTCCGTCCTACATGAAGGTGGCGAAGAGATGA